A single genomic interval of Bacillota bacterium harbors:
- a CDS encoding 3-hydroxybutyryl-CoA dehydrogenase yields MQIENIFVVGAGQMGSGIAQVSSQAGCRVCMHDVAGASLKQGMDNIARSLDHLLSRGRISEKEREEIFSRIDTSSDLERAEDADYVIEAATENLGTKSKIFSRLDKICPSHTILATNTSSLPITEIAASTNRPDRVVGMHFMNPVPVMKLVEIISGHLTEDTVIDITVNLAVKMGKTPVVVNDYPGFVSNRVLMPMINEAIFCVYEGIASPEGVDQVMRLGMNHPMGPLELADLIGLDTCLAIMDVLHEGFGDPRYRPCPLLRRYVKAGLLGRKTGKGFYRYD; encoded by the coding sequence ATGCAGATTGAAAATATCTTTGTGGTCGGTGCAGGCCAGATGGGGAGTGGGATTGCCCAGGTCAGTTCACAGGCCGGTTGCAGGGTTTGCATGCATGATGTGGCAGGCGCTTCCTTGAAACAAGGCATGGACAATATTGCCCGCAGCCTTGATCATCTACTTTCCAGGGGAAGAATCTCGGAGAAGGAACGGGAAGAAATATTTTCCCGGATAGACACGAGCTCTGATCTTGAACGAGCCGAAGATGCGGATTATGTTATCGAGGCAGCGACAGAAAATCTGGGAACCAAAAGTAAAATTTTCTCCCGGTTGGACAAAATTTGCCCTTCGCATACGATACTGGCTACCAACACATCTTCCTTGCCAATCACGGAGATTGCCGCGTCTACCAATCGGCCTGACAGAGTTGTCGGGATGCATTTCATGAATCCTGTACCTGTGATGAAACTTGTTGAAATTATCAGCGGCCATTTGACGGAAGATACGGTAATAGATATTACCGTGAATCTTGCCGTGAAGATGGGCAAGACTCCAGTAGTTGTAAATGATTACCCCGGTTTTGTTTCCAACCGGGTATTGATGCCGATGATCAATGAAGCCATTTTCTGTGTATATGAAGGCATAGCTTCGCCGGAGGGGGTTGATCAGGTTATGAGATTGGGCATGAATCACCCCATGGGGCCGCTGGAGCTTGCTGATCTGATCGGGCTGGATACCTGCCTGGCCATCATGGATGTGCTTCACGAGGGTTTTGGGGATCCCAGATATCGTCCTTGCCCCCTGTTGCGCCGTTACGTTAAAGCCGGGCTACTGGGAAGGAAAACGGGAAAAGGATTTTATCGGTACGATTGA
- a CDS encoding NAD(P)/FAD-dependent oxidoreductase, producing the protein MFDTIIVGGGITGLQLGALLSHDGEKVLILEKGSRTGGRAVVQKRKGFIVDYGVHLIRFGPQSAISKTCRQLGHEIEYASLGTSWVMDADGKTKVFPTGPRAFLTTRLFSIGEKFRIIRMMGKIRNDDHTHLLDKSVKEWMDENDISGGLRRYFHMVSASIMVCPFIEKASAGEMLINMQKVLQTGISVMYPKGGWKPIMELLQNKVKERGEIRLKSTVEKIKVKDGKAVGVFVDGKLHEARKVVISIPSHQLSKLLPGRVDDDYIQKCKNNRPTAGIVLDYGLKHSISNIDGLCYLYNPMSFGFFTSNVEPSLAPEGKQLFTWLQPLPENKIKDRPWAKKREAELEKALFKFFPKLEKAIEWRRILFLPVVDGTEVNIEQTEDKRPSAMVPGVGNLYLVGDSVAAPGAGGDVGHESVHVTYEAIRNGHRD; encoded by the coding sequence GTGTTTGATACAATTATTGTTGGAGGGGGTATAACCGGGCTTCAGCTTGGGGCACTGCTATCCCATGATGGTGAAAAAGTACTGATTCTGGAAAAAGGGAGCAGAACGGGAGGAAGAGCGGTCGTCCAGAAGAGAAAGGGTTTTATTGTCGATTATGGGGTTCACCTGATCAGGTTCGGCCCTCAAAGCGCAATATCAAAAACCTGCCGGCAGTTGGGTCATGAGATAGAATACGCTTCATTGGGAACATCCTGGGTTATGGATGCGGATGGCAAAACCAAAGTTTTTCCCACCGGGCCCAGAGCCTTCCTTACTACCAGACTGTTCAGCATCGGTGAAAAGTTCAGGATAATCAGGATGATGGGTAAAATCAGAAATGATGATCATACGCATCTACTGGATAAAAGTGTCAAGGAATGGATGGATGAGAATGATATCTCCGGAGGTTTGAGACGCTATTTTCACATGGTCAGTGCCTCGATAATGGTCTGTCCGTTTATCGAAAAAGCTTCGGCTGGTGAGATGCTCATCAACATGCAAAAGGTATTGCAGACCGGCATATCCGTCATGTATCCGAAAGGTGGATGGAAGCCGATAATGGAACTTTTGCAAAACAAAGTCAAGGAGCGTGGGGAGATACGCCTGAAATCCACCGTGGAGAAGATCAAGGTCAAGGACGGCAAGGCGGTGGGTGTTTTTGTGGATGGCAAGCTTCATGAAGCCAGAAAAGTTGTAATTTCAATCCCTTCCCATCAGTTGTCAAAGCTTCTGCCGGGCAGGGTTGATGATGACTACATTCAAAAATGCAAGAACAATCGCCCCACTGCCGGAATAGTGTTAGATTACGGTTTGAAACACTCCATATCGAATATCGATGGACTATGTTATCTCTACAATCCGATGTCATTCGGTTTTTTCACTTCAAACGTGGAGCCATCGCTGGCACCGGAAGGCAAACAATTGTTTACCTGGTTGCAGCCTCTGCCCGAAAACAAGATAAAAGACAGGCCCTGGGCCAAGAAGAGGGAGGCTGAACTGGAAAAGGCACTTTTCAAATTCTTTCCGAAACTGGAGAAGGCCATAGAATGGCGCAGAATTCTGTTTCTGCCGGTTGTCGATGGTACCGAAGTAAACATTGAACAGACCGAAGACAAAAGGCCTTCCGCCATGGTTCCCGGCGTGGGGAATCTGTATCTGGTAGGGGATTCGGTAGCAGCACCCGGCGCTGGCGGGGATGTGGGGCATGAATCCGTACATGTTACCTACGAAGCAATTCGGAATGGCCACCGAGATTGA
- a CDS encoding 4-oxalocrotonate tautomerase, whose product MPTIFFYGPELDKEKKKEMISSFTQTASKLTGIAESAFVVYLRPSGPESVGVGGELLEELQKRQK is encoded by the coding sequence TTGCCGACGATATTCTTTTATGGTCCCGAACTGGACAAAGAAAAAAAGAAAGAGATGATCAGTTCCTTTACCCAAACAGCCAGCAAGCTGACAGGCATTGCTGAATCCGCTTTTGTCGTTTATTTGAGACCAAGCGGCCCGGAAAGTGTAGGTGTTGGCGGGGAACTGCTCGAGGAACTTCAGAAAAGGCAGAAGTAA